GACGATAAAATCTATAACACTAAACTTATATTTGAATTTTTGGAACTGCCCTATAGGATTGAAGTCAGTCATTGAGTTTCCCGAAAGTAAATTATACTTTTTTGTTTTAATTTACAAATTTTTGTCTATATTTTCAATCCTACCCAAAATTCTGTATATTTATATTAGTTTTATAACAAAAATTAATAAAGGATTTATGAAGATAGGTATTATTGGCTTGCCTTCATCGGGCAAAAGTACCCTTTTCCAGACGATTAGCAAGGCATATATTAAGGAATCGGATATAAAGAAAAACGCCGGAAATCAGACCATAGTAAAAGTTCCGGACGAACGACTCACAAGTTTAATTGATTTTTTCAAACCGAAAAAAGAAAATTATGCAGTAATAGAATTTGCTGAAATTTCAGACCTCCAGAACGGAGAAAGCGGTTCAGTAAAATTTACGACATCTTTTTTAGATAAAGTAAAGACAACAGATACACTGCTTCAGGTTGTGCGTTTGTTCGACGACCCAGCCGTTCCGCATCCCGAAGGAAGTTTGGACGTGTTGAGAGATATTAGCATGATGGAGAGTGAGTTTATACTAACCGATATGGCTCTAATTGAATCGCGCATCGATAGGATGAAAAAGAATTTTCAAAAATCGGGAGCTGCATTTAACCCGAAAGAATTATCGCTGTTGGAAAGATGTTTGACGGCGCTCGAAAATTCTACTCCGCTACGAAATCTTGAGTACGATAAAGAAGAAACAAAAATTCTGCGCGGTTATCAATTGCTTTCACAAAAGCCGGTTTTGGTGGTTCTGAATTTATCCGAAACTGATGTTAATACTCATCAAGAAATTTTAACAAAGGTGAGAAGTATTTATAGCAGCAAACAAATCAATGTAGATATATTTTTTGGAAAAATTGAAATGGAGATCGCCGAGCTTCCTTCCGAAGAAGCTAAATCGTTTATGCTCGAATATGGAATATCAGAATCTACGCTCAGTCGTTTAATCCGAAATTCATACGAATTGTTAGGACTGCAATCATTTTTTACGGTCGGCGATGACGAATGCCGTGCATGGACAATAAAGAAAGGAATGACTGCTCAGGAAGCTGCATCGGTTATCCACAGTGATTTTTTCGACAAGTTTATACGTGCGGAGGTCGTCCACTACAACCATTTTATAGAACACGGGTCATTCGCGAAGTGTAAGGAAAGAGGTGTGTGGCGATTAGAAGGAAAAGAATACATTGTAAAAGATGGGGATATAATTTCGGTTAGGCATAGTTAAGCAATGGTTTATGCGAGATAATAATAATTTTATTATATTATCTCAAAACAGTATTGAAAATATAAAAGGTACTAATGATGTTAAAAGAATTTTCA
This genomic window from Bacteroidota bacterium contains:
- the ychF gene encoding redox-regulated ATPase YchF produces the protein MKIGIIGLPSSGKSTLFQTISKAYIKESDIKKNAGNQTIVKVPDERLTSLIDFFKPKKENYAVIEFAEISDLQNGESGSVKFTTSFLDKVKTTDTLLQVVRLFDDPAVPHPEGSLDVLRDISMMESEFILTDMALIESRIDRMKKNFQKSGAAFNPKELSLLERCLTALENSTPLRNLEYDKEETKILRGYQLLSQKPVLVVLNLSETDVNTHQEILTKVRSIYSSKQINVDIFFGKIEMEIAELPSEEAKSFMLEYGISESTLSRLIRNSYELLGLQSFFTVGDDECRAWTIKKGMTAQEAASVIHSDFFDKFIRAEVVHYNHFIEHGSFAKCKERGVWRLEGKEYIVKDGDIISVRHS